The following are from one region of the Brachyhypopomus gauderio isolate BG-103 unplaced genomic scaffold, BGAUD_0.2 sc47, whole genome shotgun sequence genome:
- the LOC143487506 gene encoding neurofibromin-like: MSFNTKNRSRYNTYFVSILHTSPQKLPGFAYENVAAIYIYNCNTWVREYTKYHERLLTGLKGSKKLLFIDSPARLAEYVEPDQQKLPVATLSLEEDLKMFHNALKLAHKDTKVSIKVLGCAGDLSRVHACPGPVGLPPRHLLRFRGGGDLPGG, from the exons ATGTCCT tcaacactaagaatcgatcacgatataatacttactttgtctccattttacacacttcCCCCCAAAAACTCCCGGGTTTTGCCTATGAGAACGTGGCAGCCATCTACATCTACAACTGCAACACCTGGGTACGGGAGTACACCAAGTACCATGAGAGGCTCCTCACCGGTCTGAAGGGCAGCAAGAAACTACTGTTCATTGACTCGCCAGCAAGGCTGGCGGAATATGTTGAGCCTGACCAGCAGAAGCTTCCCGTGGCCACGCTGAGCCTGGAGGAAGACCTCAAGATGTTCCATAACGCCCTCAAACTGGCACACAAGGACACCAAGGTGTCCATCAAG GTGTTGGGCTGTGCAGGTGACCTCAGCAGAGTGCATGCGTGTCCTGGGCCAGTCGGTCTTCCTCCACGACATCTACTACGCTTCCgaggtggaggagatctgcCTGGTGGATGA